The following proteins are co-located in the Camarhynchus parvulus chromosome 17, STF_HiC, whole genome shotgun sequence genome:
- the LAMC3 gene encoding laminin subunit gamma-3 isoform X1, with product MARPPGLCLLALLGLGVSSPCWDPRGQPRRCMPVFENAAFGRAVRASNTCGSPPEDYCLHMGAQHAGALCHRCDASDPRRHHNASFLTDFHSQEESTWWQSQSMAFGIQHPNSVNITLHLGKAYEITYVRLKFHTSRPESFAIYKRSRAEGPWVPFQFYSASCQKTYGKQPRQYLRPGEDEQVAFCSDEFSDISPLSGGNVAFSTLEGRPSAYNFDGSPALQEWVTVTDLLISLNRLNTFGDDIFKDPKVLQSYYYAISDFSVGGRCKCNGHASECLPDEAGQLVCVCQHHTAGTDCEHCQPFYQDRPWARGTAEAANECLPCNCSGRSEECFYDRELFRRSGHGGHCRNCRDNTAGPHCESCRQNYYRWEPQGACQPCHCHPAGSLQPQCDSSGTCVCKANVTGWKCERCKDGYHSLSEGGCRPCTCDPAGSVGTCDPNTGHCTCKERVEGHLCNRCQPGWFNLQPHNPIGCSSCFCYGHSSACRAADGYEETHIRSDFSQGLEGWAATAPDTTELPLRWAGREIVAEWDGEEPVDFLAPEKFLQNQRLSYGQLLSLLLGVENGTRTEPGVPLLQVQLLLEGEGLKITMSSSKSQLQHGKQAVTFRLHEAEEGAEPLLSAFSFQRLLSNLSSLRLRVSHGPGRGRLSLSEVQLTSARPGPGPRAGWVEECTCPMGYTGQFCQSCAPGFKREIPFGGPFVSCVPCTCNQHGDCHPLTGHCQCSHNTEGPSCERCSPGFYGNPFLGRSDDCKPCPCPGRSPCTEVPSTGEVVCTHCPPGQRGKRCELCDDGFFGDPLGQRGPVRPCEPCQCHGNVDPNAVGNCDPVSGRCLRCLYNTMGEHCERCRPGFYGDALAPSPAGKCAPCDCNPSGSDPRLEGCDPGTGQCHCLPHVTGRACGQCQPGYYGLEPTVGCRSCECHPTGSRESGCHVLTGQCSCQPGVTGRRCDRCQHGFFGFSARGCRACNCSPLGSITPQCHENSTCLCHPGFVGYKCDRCQANFFLEPLGSRCQQCPACYGLVKDEADRLKARLQEMEEWLQKPGCDTHPGQSAVLGDAPRGDGLPSPHLLRGAWATLLVQVGQLAGALNTAQGRLSNASQATSCSDHGPPKTCTLLSEIGAVLQSAEQEILHAADTLATMEIPQEIPQQPTNWSHWALEAQALSKSHKDSVAQVEATVRRALRASNASSELLRNLLERNTTQDVQHELEAGYEEIQRAQEELGAGMAEVAVEARRALTAVEQTHADLAERLLQVAALGQQVLPVQAGDLAQELAALEQAAAAQEPLAQQAVEASHALAAGLHLELQRTRGFKQLQDQAGSAHGMATMAVSRGKDVLSDAEALLASLEGMKKVLGHQKSQAALRRKMATVRDRVVVDAQRKIKQAEKTLGNSLSISTTAQRTAGEAEQLSEESAKRARAVLQESKQALKHASQLAMRANETQWELSRQEHMAEKLRGHLEEAQQVGSEVSEMAKSLQEARGSLMSDIETLNNLLSSLGKLEQDTEVEAVLSTGRLQLEQLWLRLATPGPLARQLSRLQQEAARQQEQIQAFESDLAEIRADKQNLEDILRSLPESCSK from the exons ATGGCACGGCCTCcggggctctgcctgctggccctgctggggctgggggtctcGTCCCCCTGCTGGGACCCTCGGGGGCAGCCCCGCCGCTGCATGCCCGTCTTCGAGAACGCCGCCTTCGGCCGGGCCGTCCGTGCCAGCAACACGTGCGGCTCTCCCCCGGAGGATTATTGCCTGCACATGGGCGCCCAGCACGCCGGCGCCCTGTGCCACCGCTGCGACGCCAGCGACCCCCGGCGCCACCACAACGCCTCCTTCCTCACCGACTTCCACAGCCAGGAGGAGAGCACCTGGTGGCAGAGCCAGTCCATGGCCTTTGGCATCCAGCACCCCAACTCGGTCAACATCACCCTGCACCTGG gcaaAGCCTACGAGATCACCTACGTGCGGCTGAAGTTCCACACCAGCCGCCCCGAGAGCTTCGCCATCTACAAGCGCAGCCGCGCCGAGGGGCCCTGGGTGCCCTTCCAGTTCTACAGCGCCTCCTGCCAGAAAACCTACGGCAAGCAGCCGCGGCAGTACCTGCGGCCGGGCGAGGACGAGCAGGTGGCCTTCTGCAGCGATGAGTTCAGCGACATCTCCCCGCTGAGCGGCGGCAACGTGGCCTTCTCCACCCTGGAGGGACGGCCCAGCGCCTACAACTTCGATGgaagccctgctctgcag GAGTGGGTGACAGTCACTGACCTGCTCATCTCCTTGAACCGGCTCAACACATTTGGGGATGACATCTTCAAGGACCCCAAGGTGTTGCAGTCGTACTACTATGCCATATCTGACTTCTCTGTTGGtggcag GTGCAAATGCAATGGCCACGCCAGCGAGTGCTTGCCGGACGAGGCCGGGCagctggtgtgtgtgtgccagcacCACACGGCTGGCACCGACTgtgagcactgccagcccttctACCAGGACCGGCCCTGGGCGCGCGGCACAGCCGAGGCTGCCAACGAGTGCCTCC cttGCAACTGCAGCGGCCGCTCCGAGGAGTGTTTCTATGACCGGGAGCTGTTCCGGCGCAGCGGGCACGGGGGACACTGCCGCAACTGCCGCGACAACACGGCCGGGCCCCACTGCgagagctgcaggcagaacTACTACCGCTGGGAGCCGCAGGGagcctgccagccctgccactgccaccccGCAG gctccctgcagccccagtgcgACAGCTCGGGGACCTGCGTCTGCAAAGCCAACGTGACGGGCTGGAAGTGTGAGCGCTGCAAGGACGGCTACCACAGCCTCAGCGAGGGTggctgcag ACCCTGCACCTGTGACCCCGCGGGCAGCGTGGGCACCTGCGACCCCAACACGGGGCACTGCACCTGCAAGGAGAGGGTGGAGGGGCACTTGTGCAACAG gtgccagcCGGGCTGGTTTAACCTGCAGCCCCACAACCCCATcggctgcagcagctgtttctGTTACGGCCACTCCAGCGCCTGCAGGGCGGCAGATGGCTACGAGGAGACGCACATCCGCTCCGACTTCAGCCAAG GGCTGGAGGGctgggctgccacagctccagacaccacagagctgcctctgcgCTGGGCTGGCCGGGAGATCGTCGCTGAGTGGGACGGAGAGGAGCCAGTGGATTTCCTTGCACCAG AGAAGTTTCTGCAGAACCAGCGCCTCAGTTATgggcagctcctgtccctgctgctgggagtggAGAACGGGACAAGAACAGAACCTGGGGTGCCTCTGCTCCaggtccagctgctgctggagggcgAGGGTTTGAAGATCACCATGTCCAGCAGCAAGAGCCAGCTCCAGCATGGAAAGCAGGCTGTCACCTTCAG GCTGCACGAGGCAGAGGAGGGTGCAGAGCCTTTGCTGTCAGCCTTCAGCTTCCAGCGCCTGCTCTCCAACCTGAGCTCCCTCCGCCTCCGTGTGAGCCATGGCCCTGGGAGAG GCAGGCTGTCCCTGAGCGAGGTCCAGCTCACATCTGCTCGCCCGGGGCCGGGCCCACGGGCAGGCTGGGTGGAGGAGTGCACGTGTCCCATGGGATACACGGGGCAGTTCTGCCAGTCCTGTGCACCTGGATTCAAGAGGGAGATCCCATTTGGCGGCCCCTTCGTCAGCTGCGTGCCCTGCACCTGCAACCAGCACGGGGACTGCCACCCCCTCACAG GGCACTGCCAGTGCTCACACAACACAGAGGGTCCCTCCTGCGAGCGCTGCAGCCCCGGCTTTTACGGCAACCCCTTCTTAGGGCGCTCCGACGACTGcaagccctgcccctgccccggcCGCTCGCCCTGCACCGAggtgcccagcactggggaggtGGTCTGCACCCACTGCCCCCCGGGGCAGAGAg GAAAGCGCTGTGAGCTCTGCGATGACGGGTTTTTCGGGGACCCCCTGGGGCAGAGAGGCCCCGTGCGCCCCTGTgagccctgccagtgccacGGGAACGTGGATCCCAATGCCGTGGGGAACTGCGACCCCGTGTCCGGCCGATGCCTGCGCTGCCTCTACAACACAATGGGAGAGCACTGCGAGAGGTGCCGGCCGGGCTTCTACGGGGACGcgctggctcccagccctgctgggaagtGTGCTC CTTGTGACTGCAACCCCAGTGGCTCAGACCCGAGGCTGGAGGGCTGTGATCCTGGCACAGGCCAGTGCCACTGCCTCCCACATGTGACAGGCAGAGcctgtgggcagtgccagcctggctaCTACGGCCTGGAGCCCACCGTGGGGTGCAGGAG CTGTGAGTGCCACCCAACAGGGTCACGGGAGAGCGGGTGCCACGTGCTGACGGGGCagtgctcctgccagcctggtgTCACTGGGAGGAGATGTGACCGATGCCAGCACGGCTTCTTCGGCTtctctgccaggggctgccGAG CCTGCAACTGCTCCCCGCTGGGCTCCATCACCCCGCAGTGCCACGAGAACAgcacctgcctgtgccaccctggcTTCGTGGGCTACAAGTGTGACCGCTGCCAGGCCAACTTCTTCCTGGAGCCGCTGGGCTCCCGCTGCCAGCAGTGTCCTGCCTGCTACGGGCTGGTGAAGGACGAG GCTGACCGCCtgaaggccaggctgcaggagatggaggagtGGCTGCAGAAGCCAGGCTGTGACACACACCCGGGCCAGTCTGCCGTGCTGGGAGATGCACCCCGTGGAGATGGGCTGCCCAGCCCACACCTCCTGAGAG GTGCCTGGGCCACCCTCTTGGTGCAGGTGGGGCAGCTGGCAGGGGCACTGAACACTGCACAAGGCCGTCTCAGCAACGCCAGCCAGGCCACCAGTTGCTCTGACCACGGACCCCCCAAGACCTGCACGCTGCTCTCAGAGATCGGGGCCGTGCTGCAGTCGGCTGAGCAGGAGATCCTGCACGCTGCTGACACCCTGGCTACCATG GAAATTCCCCAGgaaatcccacagcagcccaCAAACTGGAGCCACTGGGCCCTGGAAGCTCAGGCTCTGTCCAAGAG CCACAAGGACTCCGTGGCACAGGTGGAGGCCACGGTCAGGAGAGCGCTGCGTGCCTCCAACGCCAGCTCCGAGCTCCTGAGGAACCTGCTGGAGAGGAACACCACACAGGACGTGCAGCACGAGCTGGAGGCCgg GTATGAGGAAATCCAGCgggcacaggaggagctgggtgctggcatggcagaggtggcagtggaGGCCAGGAGAGCTTTGACAGCTGTGGAACAGACACATGCTGACCTGGCTGAGAGACTTTTGCaggtggctgctctggggcag caggtgctgccagTGCAGGCTGGAGacctggcacaggagctggcagcgctggagcaggcagcagcagcccaggagccgTTGGCTCAGCAGGCTGTGGAGGCATCCCACGCACTGGCAGCTGGATTGCACCTGGAGCTGCAAAGGACTCGTGGCTTCAAGCAG ctgcaggaccaggctggctctgcccatggcatggcCACCATGGCTGTCTCCCGAGGAAAAGATGTTCTCTCTGATGCTGAGGCCCTCCTGGCCAGCTTGGAAG GCATGAAGAAGGTGCTGGGGCATCAGAagagccaggctgccctgaggAGGAAGATGGCCACTGTGCGGGACAGAGTGGTGGTGGATGCTCAGAGGAAGATTAAACAGGCAGAGAAGACACTGGGAAACTCCCTGTCCATCTCCACCACAGCCCAGAGGACAGCTggggaggctgagcagctctctgAGGAGAGTGCCAAG AGGGCAcgggctgtgctgcaggagagcaaaCAGGCCCTCAAACACGCCAGCCAGCTCGCCATGCGTGCCAATGAGAcccagtgggagctgtcccgGCAGGAGCACATGGCTGAGAAGCTCAGGGGACACCTGGAGGAAGCACAGCAG GTGGGGTCAGAGGTGAGTGAGATGGCAAAAAGTCTCCAGGAAGCTCGGGGCTCACTCATGTCAGACATCGAGACCCTGAACAACCTGCTGAGCAGCCTAG gtaAGCTGGAGCAGGACACGGAGGTGGAGGCAGTGCTGAGCAcggggaggctgcagctggagcagctgtggctgcgcCTGGCCACGCCGGGTCCCCTGGCCAGGCAGCTCAGccggctgcagcaggaggcagcacggcagcaggagcagatccaGGCGTTTGAGAGCGACTTGGCTGAGATCCGGGCCGACAAGCAGAACTTGGAGGACATTTTGCGGAGCCTCCCTGAGAGCTGCTCGAAGTGA
- the LAMC3 gene encoding laminin subunit gamma-3 isoform X2 has protein sequence MARPPGLCLLALLGLGVSSPCWDPRGQPRRCMPVFENAAFGRAVRASNTCGSPPEDYCLHMGAQHAGALCHRCDASDPRRHHNASFLTDFHSQEESTWWQSQSMAFGIQHPNSVNITLHLGKAYEITYVRLKFHTSRPESFAIYKRSRAEGPWVPFQFYSASCQKTYGKQPRQYLRPGEDEQVAFCSDEFSDISPLSGGNVAFSTLEGRPSAYNFDGSPALQEWVTVTDLLISLNRLNTFGDDIFKDPKVLQSYYYAISDFSVGGRCKCNGHASECLPDEAGQLVCVCQHHTAGTDCEHCQPFYQDRPWARGTAEAANECLPCNCSGRSEECFYDRELFRRSGHGGHCRNCRDNTAGPHCESCRQNYYRWEPQGACQPCHCHPAGSLQPQCDSSGTCVCKANVTGWKCERCKDGYHSLSEGGCRPCTCDPAGSVGTCDPNTGHCTCKERVEGHLCNRCQPGWFNLQPHNPIGCSSCFCYGHSSACRAADGYEETHIRSDFSQGLEGWAATAPDTTELPLRWAGREIVAEWDGEEPVDFLAPEKFLQNQRLSYGQLLSLLLGVENGTRTEPGVPLLQVQLLLEGEGLKITMSSSKSQLQHGKQAVTFRLHEAEEGAEPLLSAFSFQRLLSNLSSLRLRVSHGPGRGRLSLSEVQLTSARPGPGPRAGWVEECTCPMGYTGQFCQSCAPGFKREIPFGGPFVSCVPCTCNQHGDCHPLTGHCQCSHNTEGPSCERCSPGFYGNPFLGRSDDCKPCPCPGRSPCTEVPSTGEVVCTHCPPGQRGKRCELCDDGFFGDPLGQRGPVRPCEPCQCHGNVDPNAVGNCDPVSGRCLRCLYNTMGEHCERCRPGFYGDALAPSPAGKCAPCDCNPSGSDPRLEGCDPGTGQCHCLPHVTGRACGQCQPGYYGLEPTVGCRSCECHPTGSRESGCHVLTGQCSCQPGVTGRRCDRCQHGFFGFSARGCRACNCSPLGSITPQCHENSTCLCHPGFVGYKCDRCQANFFLEPLGSRCQQCPACYGLVKDEADRLKARLQEMEEWLQKPGCDTHPGQSAVLGDAPRGDGLPSPHLLRGAWATLLVQVGQLAGALNTAQGRLSNASQATSCSDHGPPKTCTLLSEIGAVLQSAEQEILHAADTLATMEIPQEIPQQPTNWSHWALEAQALSKSHKDSVAQVEATVRRALRASNASSELLRNLLERNTTQDVQHELEAGYEEIQRAQEELGAGMAEVAVEARRALTAVEQTHADLAERLLQVAALGQLDCTWSCKGLVASSSCRTRLALPMAWPPWLSPEEKMFSLMLRPSWPAWKA, from the exons ATGGCACGGCCTCcggggctctgcctgctggccctgctggggctgggggtctcGTCCCCCTGCTGGGACCCTCGGGGGCAGCCCCGCCGCTGCATGCCCGTCTTCGAGAACGCCGCCTTCGGCCGGGCCGTCCGTGCCAGCAACACGTGCGGCTCTCCCCCGGAGGATTATTGCCTGCACATGGGCGCCCAGCACGCCGGCGCCCTGTGCCACCGCTGCGACGCCAGCGACCCCCGGCGCCACCACAACGCCTCCTTCCTCACCGACTTCCACAGCCAGGAGGAGAGCACCTGGTGGCAGAGCCAGTCCATGGCCTTTGGCATCCAGCACCCCAACTCGGTCAACATCACCCTGCACCTGG gcaaAGCCTACGAGATCACCTACGTGCGGCTGAAGTTCCACACCAGCCGCCCCGAGAGCTTCGCCATCTACAAGCGCAGCCGCGCCGAGGGGCCCTGGGTGCCCTTCCAGTTCTACAGCGCCTCCTGCCAGAAAACCTACGGCAAGCAGCCGCGGCAGTACCTGCGGCCGGGCGAGGACGAGCAGGTGGCCTTCTGCAGCGATGAGTTCAGCGACATCTCCCCGCTGAGCGGCGGCAACGTGGCCTTCTCCACCCTGGAGGGACGGCCCAGCGCCTACAACTTCGATGgaagccctgctctgcag GAGTGGGTGACAGTCACTGACCTGCTCATCTCCTTGAACCGGCTCAACACATTTGGGGATGACATCTTCAAGGACCCCAAGGTGTTGCAGTCGTACTACTATGCCATATCTGACTTCTCTGTTGGtggcag GTGCAAATGCAATGGCCACGCCAGCGAGTGCTTGCCGGACGAGGCCGGGCagctggtgtgtgtgtgccagcacCACACGGCTGGCACCGACTgtgagcactgccagcccttctACCAGGACCGGCCCTGGGCGCGCGGCACAGCCGAGGCTGCCAACGAGTGCCTCC cttGCAACTGCAGCGGCCGCTCCGAGGAGTGTTTCTATGACCGGGAGCTGTTCCGGCGCAGCGGGCACGGGGGACACTGCCGCAACTGCCGCGACAACACGGCCGGGCCCCACTGCgagagctgcaggcagaacTACTACCGCTGGGAGCCGCAGGGagcctgccagccctgccactgccaccccGCAG gctccctgcagccccagtgcgACAGCTCGGGGACCTGCGTCTGCAAAGCCAACGTGACGGGCTGGAAGTGTGAGCGCTGCAAGGACGGCTACCACAGCCTCAGCGAGGGTggctgcag ACCCTGCACCTGTGACCCCGCGGGCAGCGTGGGCACCTGCGACCCCAACACGGGGCACTGCACCTGCAAGGAGAGGGTGGAGGGGCACTTGTGCAACAG gtgccagcCGGGCTGGTTTAACCTGCAGCCCCACAACCCCATcggctgcagcagctgtttctGTTACGGCCACTCCAGCGCCTGCAGGGCGGCAGATGGCTACGAGGAGACGCACATCCGCTCCGACTTCAGCCAAG GGCTGGAGGGctgggctgccacagctccagacaccacagagctgcctctgcgCTGGGCTGGCCGGGAGATCGTCGCTGAGTGGGACGGAGAGGAGCCAGTGGATTTCCTTGCACCAG AGAAGTTTCTGCAGAACCAGCGCCTCAGTTATgggcagctcctgtccctgctgctgggagtggAGAACGGGACAAGAACAGAACCTGGGGTGCCTCTGCTCCaggtccagctgctgctggagggcgAGGGTTTGAAGATCACCATGTCCAGCAGCAAGAGCCAGCTCCAGCATGGAAAGCAGGCTGTCACCTTCAG GCTGCACGAGGCAGAGGAGGGTGCAGAGCCTTTGCTGTCAGCCTTCAGCTTCCAGCGCCTGCTCTCCAACCTGAGCTCCCTCCGCCTCCGTGTGAGCCATGGCCCTGGGAGAG GCAGGCTGTCCCTGAGCGAGGTCCAGCTCACATCTGCTCGCCCGGGGCCGGGCCCACGGGCAGGCTGGGTGGAGGAGTGCACGTGTCCCATGGGATACACGGGGCAGTTCTGCCAGTCCTGTGCACCTGGATTCAAGAGGGAGATCCCATTTGGCGGCCCCTTCGTCAGCTGCGTGCCCTGCACCTGCAACCAGCACGGGGACTGCCACCCCCTCACAG GGCACTGCCAGTGCTCACACAACACAGAGGGTCCCTCCTGCGAGCGCTGCAGCCCCGGCTTTTACGGCAACCCCTTCTTAGGGCGCTCCGACGACTGcaagccctgcccctgccccggcCGCTCGCCCTGCACCGAggtgcccagcactggggaggtGGTCTGCACCCACTGCCCCCCGGGGCAGAGAg GAAAGCGCTGTGAGCTCTGCGATGACGGGTTTTTCGGGGACCCCCTGGGGCAGAGAGGCCCCGTGCGCCCCTGTgagccctgccagtgccacGGGAACGTGGATCCCAATGCCGTGGGGAACTGCGACCCCGTGTCCGGCCGATGCCTGCGCTGCCTCTACAACACAATGGGAGAGCACTGCGAGAGGTGCCGGCCGGGCTTCTACGGGGACGcgctggctcccagccctgctgggaagtGTGCTC CTTGTGACTGCAACCCCAGTGGCTCAGACCCGAGGCTGGAGGGCTGTGATCCTGGCACAGGCCAGTGCCACTGCCTCCCACATGTGACAGGCAGAGcctgtgggcagtgccagcctggctaCTACGGCCTGGAGCCCACCGTGGGGTGCAGGAG CTGTGAGTGCCACCCAACAGGGTCACGGGAGAGCGGGTGCCACGTGCTGACGGGGCagtgctcctgccagcctggtgTCACTGGGAGGAGATGTGACCGATGCCAGCACGGCTTCTTCGGCTtctctgccaggggctgccGAG CCTGCAACTGCTCCCCGCTGGGCTCCATCACCCCGCAGTGCCACGAGAACAgcacctgcctgtgccaccctggcTTCGTGGGCTACAAGTGTGACCGCTGCCAGGCCAACTTCTTCCTGGAGCCGCTGGGCTCCCGCTGCCAGCAGTGTCCTGCCTGCTACGGGCTGGTGAAGGACGAG GCTGACCGCCtgaaggccaggctgcaggagatggaggagtGGCTGCAGAAGCCAGGCTGTGACACACACCCGGGCCAGTCTGCCGTGCTGGGAGATGCACCCCGTGGAGATGGGCTGCCCAGCCCACACCTCCTGAGAG GTGCCTGGGCCACCCTCTTGGTGCAGGTGGGGCAGCTGGCAGGGGCACTGAACACTGCACAAGGCCGTCTCAGCAACGCCAGCCAGGCCACCAGTTGCTCTGACCACGGACCCCCCAAGACCTGCACGCTGCTCTCAGAGATCGGGGCCGTGCTGCAGTCGGCTGAGCAGGAGATCCTGCACGCTGCTGACACCCTGGCTACCATG GAAATTCCCCAGgaaatcccacagcagcccaCAAACTGGAGCCACTGGGCCCTGGAAGCTCAGGCTCTGTCCAAGAG CCACAAGGACTCCGTGGCACAGGTGGAGGCCACGGTCAGGAGAGCGCTGCGTGCCTCCAACGCCAGCTCCGAGCTCCTGAGGAACCTGCTGGAGAGGAACACCACACAGGACGTGCAGCACGAGCTGGAGGCCgg GTATGAGGAAATCCAGCgggcacaggaggagctgggtgctggcatggcagaggtggcagtggaGGCCAGGAGAGCTTTGACAGCTGTGGAACAGACACATGCTGACCTGGCTGAGAGACTTTTGCaggtggctgctctggggcag CTGGATTGCACCTGGAGCTGCAAAGGACTCGTGGCTTCAAGCAG ctgcaggaccaggctggctctgcccatggcatggcCACCATGGCTGTCTCCCGAGGAAAAGATGTTCTCTCTGATGCTGAGGCCCTCCTGGCCAGCTTGGAAG GCATGA
- the AIF1L gene encoding allograft inflammatory factor 1-like, whose amino-acid sequence MAAPRRPSGGGLRRAPQDGRLDEINKEFLSDPKFSNEKGLEEKLAVFKEKYMEFDLNNQGEIDLMSVKRMMEKLGAPKTHLELKRMISEVTGGVSDTISYQDFVNLMLGKRSAVLKLVMMFEGKANESNRKPSGPPPERDIASLP is encoded by the exons ATGGCGGCTCCGCGCCGGCCGAGCGGCGGGGGGCTGCGGAGAGCCCCGCAGGACGGGCGGCTGGACGAGATCAACAAG gaGTTTCTCAGTGACCCAAAGTTCAGTAATGAAAAAGGCCTGGAGGAGAAGTTGGCAGTGTTCAAAG AGAAATACATGGAGTTTGACCTGAACAACCAAGGTGAAATTG ATTTGATGTCTGTCAAAAGGATGATGGAGAAGCTGGGGGCTCCGAAGACCCACCTAGAGCTGAAGAGGATGATCTCTGAGGTGACTGGAGGGGTCAGCGACACCATCTCCTACCAGGACTTTGTCAACTTGATGCTTGGGAAACGCTCTGCTGTGCTCAAACT GGTCATGATGTTTGAAGGAAAAGCCAATGAAAGCAACCGAAAACCTTCTGGTCCACCTCCAGAGAGAGACATAGCCAGCCTCCCTTGA